A single genomic interval of Clostridium facile harbors:
- a CDS encoding DUF4340 domain-containing protein: protein MRSKRQFLLIAVAVLLVLTGLMTWLLLSSPKEQLASSTGSTDTFLMILQTDQDVTSIDISNPSGSYSILPADDTTEENPKWKIDSLQDAPQYQSKYNDLMEVMKELEAVQKLENLQELSVYGLDQPSKGTAHYADGTTKTILVGNAAPGGLNYYCKLEDQDDIYLVSGTTAEKFLRSTLDYVDLSLTSTVETTTYTTSSSDDTSSSTTSSTLNISNITIQRKDLASPVVFTNQDNQLVQNGEPVDDVLSSQLESAISSITASSTVAVSPTSAQRSEYGFDDPKATVSYTVSGTTYTFTIGNGLTEAELPEQETDEDSHSSSNTSSSSITPIKAYYVMMEGRDVVYIVSKDSLPWLTMDLQ, encoded by the coding sequence ATGAGAAGCAAACGCCAGTTTTTACTTATTGCAGTTGCGGTCCTGCTGGTTTTAACCGGATTGATGACTTGGCTTCTACTGTCCAGTCCAAAAGAACAGTTGGCCTCTTCCACCGGTTCTACTGACACTTTCTTGATGATACTACAAACAGATCAAGATGTTACCTCGATAGATATTTCCAATCCTTCTGGCAGTTATTCCATCCTTCCTGCGGACGATACCACAGAGGAGAACCCTAAATGGAAGATTGATTCCCTCCAGGACGCACCCCAATACCAATCCAAATACAACGACCTTATGGAAGTGATGAAAGAACTGGAAGCAGTACAAAAACTAGAGAATTTACAGGAACTCTCTGTTTATGGTTTAGACCAGCCAAGCAAAGGGACTGCACACTATGCGGATGGTACCACGAAAACAATTTTAGTGGGGAATGCAGCGCCAGGTGGTTTAAACTACTATTGTAAGTTAGAAGATCAGGACGATATCTATCTAGTTTCTGGTACTACAGCAGAAAAATTTTTACGTAGCACTTTAGACTATGTGGATTTAAGTTTAACCAGTACAGTGGAAACCACCACCTATACGACATCTTCCTCGGATGATACTAGTTCTTCCACAACAAGTTCTACTCTTAATATTTCCAATATTACAATCCAGAGGAAAGACCTTGCTTCTCCTGTTGTATTTACCAACCAGGATAATCAACTTGTCCAAAATGGGGAACCAGTGGATGACGTCCTTTCCAGTCAATTGGAATCCGCGATTTCCAGTATTACCGCTTCCAGTACCGTGGCAGTGTCCCCAACCTCTGCCCAACGATCTGAATATGGTTTTGATGACCCGAAAGCAACCGTTTCCTATACCGTAAGTGGAACAACCTATACATTCACCATTGGAAATGGCTTAACGGAAGCAGAGTTGCCAGAACAGGAAACCGATGAAGATTCCCATTCCAGCAGCAATACCAGCTCTTCCTCGATTACTCCAATCAAAGCCTATTATGTAATGATGGAAGGCAGGGATGTTGTTTATATCGTAAGTAAAGATTCTCTCCCTTGGTTGACAATGGATTTGCAATAA
- a CDS encoding GNAT family N-acetyltransferase, with amino-acid sequence MNVLLPEIETKRLILRKFTQNDLEPLFLILSDKQTNTYLPWFPVQTIEETQSFLQHYQEEYQQTLGHQYAVCFKKDNLPIGYVHLSYNDSYDLGYGLRHDFWRMGITTEACLAIIEQLRKIGFSYITATHDRNNPRSGEVMKKIGMTYRYSYEEQWQPKDKLVVFRMYQLNFDGQNSRVYQKYWNQSKQHFIESFL; translated from the coding sequence ATGAATGTGCTATTACCAGAGATAGAAACTAAACGGCTTATCTTACGGAAATTTACGCAAAACGACCTGGAACCCCTATTCCTTATCTTAAGTGACAAACAAACTAACACTTACCTTCCATGGTTTCCTGTTCAAACAATAGAAGAAACACAAAGCTTTTTACAGCATTATCAAGAAGAATATCAGCAGACACTAGGGCATCAATATGCGGTTTGTTTTAAAAAAGACAATCTGCCTATTGGATATGTCCATCTTAGCTATAACGACAGTTATGATCTTGGCTACGGTTTGCGGCACGATTTTTGGCGCATGGGTATTACAACAGAAGCTTGTCTTGCAATAATAGAACAATTGCGCAAAATAGGATTTTCCTATATCACTGCCACACACGACCGCAACAATCCGCGCAGTGGGGAAGTAATGAAAAAAATCGGTATGACATACCGGTATTCCTATGAAGAACAGTGGCAGCCAAAAGACAAGTTAGTGGTATTCCGTATGTACCAGCTCAATTTTGATGGGCAAAATAGTAGAGTTTATCAAAAATATTGGAACCAGTCTAAACAACATTTTATAGAATCCTTTTTGTAA
- a CDS encoding transglutaminase-like domain-containing protein — translation MRPSEAHKKIKFQIMSILLVSAFSVMACSLWMINTQALDTEQASTQVASILEPTKQLAKKLDKELATKIEQIKQQAAQEAAEQQAAEQAAAAQAAAEAEAAAQQAAAQQAAEQQQAAFQWNESPYSATMYLTENCNQRVEPRVSSASNGILKKGTAVQVVAKTDLNFMKLENGNFISADYLTAQAPVVSNTPSSGSSSAIGSTGYTQLDNLINGIFAQIFTPGMSDADKIKACYNYLIDHTDYARGTPMPGGFGDTSVEGSNNYVASAAYGCLTTGKGSCNRYSAAFIAMMRCLGYQANYIMGQTHYANGSMDDHVWAEVVIGGTPYIFDPQVEDNMRARGEGDGYSRYWKTYSQLAGKYVK, via the coding sequence ATGAGACCTTCTGAAGCACATAAAAAAATAAAATTTCAGATTATGAGTATCCTATTAGTAAGTGCCTTTTCGGTAATGGCATGTAGTTTATGGATGATTAACACCCAAGCATTGGATACTGAACAGGCTAGTACTCAAGTGGCTTCTATTTTAGAACCAACCAAACAGCTTGCAAAAAAACTGGATAAAGAGTTGGCCACAAAAATAGAACAAATAAAACAGCAGGCAGCACAGGAAGCAGCAGAACAGCAGGCAGCGGAGCAGGCGGCTGCGGCACAAGCGGCAGCAGAGGCAGAAGCAGCTGCGCAACAGGCAGCGGCTCAACAAGCTGCTGAACAACAGCAAGCAGCATTCCAATGGAATGAATCCCCTTATTCCGCTACGATGTATTTAACAGAAAACTGTAACCAAAGGGTGGAACCACGGGTATCTTCCGCTTCGAATGGTATTTTGAAAAAAGGTACTGCTGTTCAGGTAGTAGCTAAAACAGACCTGAACTTTATGAAACTGGAAAATGGCAATTTTATTTCTGCTGATTATCTTACAGCTCAAGCACCTGTAGTCAGCAATACGCCATCTAGTGGTAGTTCCAGCGCAATTGGTTCTACTGGCTATACCCAATTAGATAACTTAATTAATGGAATTTTTGCTCAAATCTTTACTCCAGGAATGAGCGACGCCGATAAAATTAAAGCTTGCTATAACTATTTAATCGACCATACTGATTATGCGAGAGGGACACCAATGCCAGGTGGATTTGGTGATACTAGTGTAGAAGGAAGCAATAACTATGTTGCTTCTGCCGCATATGGTTGTTTAACAACAGGAAAAGGTTCCTGTAACCGTTATAGCGCCGCATTTATTGCCATGATGCGTTGCTTAGGATACCAAGCAAATTATATTATGGGACAAACCCATTACGCCAATGGTTCAATGGACGACCACGTTTGGGCAGAAGTTGTAATTGGTGGAACTCCATATATCTTTGATCCACAAGTAGAGGACAATATGCGTGCTCGTGGAGAAGGGGACGGATATTCCCGCTATTGGAAAACCTATAGCCAATTAGCTGGAAAATATGTAAAATAA